TCTTATATAACTGCTGCTATAGCAGCATCAACACCAACCTCCAGGCACTTCTCGTTGTCATCATCAACTAAACCACCCCCACAGATTATCAGAGGACGCTGATTGGTCTGGCTGTacggtggagggagagggatgtgcTTAAATGGTTTGAATCTGGTTGTTGCCAGACTGTATCCGTGTTGCGAAACAGAATGTAAGCTTGCGTCATCAGGATGGTTCGTACGAGGCTATAGTGCTACGGCAAAAATCAAAACGTGCACCTGGTCAGCTACTCCTCTTCTATAGACTACTTTCAAGGCAAGAGAACACACGAGGAGCCTAGTGGTGAAGTGAGTGAACAATCCCCAGGAGAGTCATTTCAAGAGCAAATTGATCCATACAAAAAACATTCACAGCTTCATCTTACCTGGTTTTGATAGTTTGTGCATCAGCTGAAGAGACAAACACAGGCCGTCTTCTCACAACCTTCTTGGTGCTGTACTGCTTGTTATTTTGAATCATGTCTGAAAAGGAGCAGAGCTGTTGTAACAACAGACAGTTCACTTCACATGCAGATGTCATTGTTTTACCATAGTGACTCCATCGAGAATTATCTAAATTTGTCACATACAATAGTAGCTGTAAGAATCACTGCATATCTGTTCGTAATATACTATTTTTGGTGTATATGGTTTTAAGGTTGCAGTTGGTTTATCTTGGATATCACGTCATCTGTGCTCACCAGGGAAACTGAGTTCATAGGTCTGTGACCCCGCGGTGAACTCTATCACAGCCTTGTTGTCTTCCTGGAACCTCTTCTCCAGGTCTTCACTGGTGATGGTAGCTGCCCTGTGTCCACTGATCTGTAGGGCAAGACAGAAAACATGGAGGTTATGCATTATTTGCATAATTTTCTATTTAAAGAGGTACTGAACTTTGTCCTATTCAACCATCACGATTCAACAGTGCTCGTCGTCACTCACTGCTGATGCGTACTGGATCCAGTTTCCAAACTCGTCCTCCCAGAACCAGGCCCACTCCGTGGTGAGGATGAAGGTAGGCTGTAGCACAGAGGAGACGGTGGAGAGACGCCGGGCTTTGTTTAGACCGCAGGTCATCGTATCGAAACACACAGGCTGGACTCCCCGACTAGACAAGAAAGAATAAAAGATAGCGAACAATCAGCAATCACAATAGGGGAAGCTGTATATCACACTAACTAGAAGTGTATATGGCATTAATAACTCATTGTATTAGCAACTAGCAACATTTTCCCACCATGGACCAAGAGCCCTACGTGTTACTGTCCATTCAAGTTCATTCTTCTTAAGAGCCCACCTGTATGTCTTTTCTGGGTCGCAATAGTCCTTCTCAATCACCTCGTTGTCTTGGAGAGCTGTCCAGTTTAGTCCCTCCCTCACCTCCCATTGGTAGGGCATGGTAGAGTGGGCTTTAAAGCACTTATCTGAAATATGAGTAAAGTTAGGTGTTGAAGTCTTATGTTTATTAAGCTCTAAGCATTGATTATTCATAAAATGATGCTTTGCAAAATGCTGTCTTACCACCGTGTATGCAACTGCCCTTGATGAAGTACATACATATTTCAGTTTTATCTGAAAAAGAGAACAGGACATTTCATTTACCATGCCAATAGAATCAACATCTATACATTTTCATAGCTTGTGACTGGGAACTTGTTCTTAATGTTCATCACTCATCGGATCTTAATACCAGTTAATAACCATACAAATACACTGTAACTGAGCACATAAAATAGTTTCTGCTAAATGTTATTTTAAACTAGAATTCCACAATTAACCTACATGTTGATTCTTGACATCAATGATGGGCTATCCTATGACTGCATGACCACCATGCTACGTGCAGTATTGCCATTACCTTGACTAGGTCTGTTGGACCTCTGGCTTGTGTTAAGGGCAGcggtggcagcagcagcaggagtagCAGTATCATGCTCAACCTCTTGGAGGTGGAGCGCCCTGAGTCTGGCGAGCATAGGAGCGGGAAATAGGGGTGCTGGAGTTTCTGCAGCACCCTCTgataaatgtaaatatatttccCAAAATTATATAATTAGCCTACTCCTGTCTGTACAGATTTATAAAAGCATTCAAAATAATACAACAGAGAGCCGCAATTTGGGCAGCAAGCGCGCCAAATATTGAACTGCTTGTTGCATTGtggccatagaaatataatccatgGAAGGgtcttggaacctctaaccctggcaatttgactggtaaactcatgagTACACTCAAGACGCCTGCCAGTCCTGACTTCAATGGACACAACCGTTCTATGTATTCTAATTATATTGTTGCGGTTGTCAGTGAAAAGCAAGCTATAGGCCTTTCGTTAATGTCGAAACACAATCGCGGGAAAAACTTATTTTGAAAAGCAAATGCCTCTTGCTGAAcagagaagactaatctgtctgcAGAAGCTACCAAATGGTTTCTCAACACCTGCCAATATTAAGCAAAGAGCAGTTATTTTGATTGGCTCATGAGAATCGGCCATCACCGGTGAGTAGCCTACGTATATTCATGCTTTATCATGAATGCATCTTTATCATTGGGTAAGCCAGTGTCACTGGACATTTTATTTAGTAGCCTATACTGTAGCCCAGGGTATCTTAAATCATGAGTCGGGACCCAAAGTGGGCCCGGGTCATGTGAGAGGTGGGTTGCAGTTATGAGAATGCATCTATAATCACACACTATTTCTTCTAACTCCTACAAGATATTAGGAAGTAGCATTAGGTTCCACTAAATGCTATGTTCTCATAAATTAAACAAACTCACTTTACCATCTTCACACTTTAGTAAAACTATATTAAGGTATAACACAATATTATTTAATAACTTATGAGTTAACATGCTAATAACAGTGTCGGCCTTACCGTGAGTAAGTGGGCCTCTGTTAGACTTGTTACTTGTGTTAGCGGTTGCATTAGCTTTAGCTCTTTGATGTTGCCCCTTGCCTTGCATGGCACGGTCTTGCTTTTGCAACCACTCGATGTTCATGTACACAGACTTCAGGGAGGCAATGAGCTCGTTGGGCACCCCTCTGTCCTGCAGGATTTGTAATGGATGGGGTTCGTAGAAATCATGACACCTGGGACAGTTGCAGCTACCCCTGAGATACATCTCACAGATGTGGAGCCTCTTGCATGTCTCGCCATCCTGGCATTTGCCATACTCTCCAACGCCGTTGTTGTAGTTGTGGCACACCTAGCAGAAGGAAAATGTTTGTACGagaaaacaatacacacaaacacacatgcatgcacacacacccatacatgtatgagtacaaacacacacaatattCTGGGATATTCCATGTATATTTCTGCACACCACAGCACAAGATTGGAGGAACATGATCTTAATTTAGATCATACACAAGGCCTTAACCAGACAGAACATACTTTAGCAAAGGGGCCTACTGCAGTGTTACATACTGGTGGTAAGAGGAAGCCATCATTCTGAAGCAGCAGGGTGCACAGCTCAGATCTGTTCAGTTCCTCCAGTCCGTGTTCTTTCAGGATTCTGCTGTTCTCCCCCGAGGTCATGTCATGGTTGAAGCGACATCCTCCTCTGTAGTCAAAAGTAAACATTTTCTTGATACAACCTTCCATCACACTAGGCACAAACTGTTATCAACGTTATTTGTCAATGTATTGTAACGTGAAATTTATGTGGAAAATActcagtgtacaaaatattaggaacaccttccaaatattgagttgcacccccttttgctctcagtacagcctcaattcgtcagggcatggactctacaaggtgtcgaaagcgttccacagggatgctggcccatgttgacccccatgcttcccacagttgtgtcaagttggctggatgtcctttgggtggtggaccattctttttTTGCAGACACCCGACCCGCCACAAAGAGTCGCTAGAgcgcccggccaaaccctcccctaacccggacaacgctgggccaattgtgcgccgccctatgggactctcggtcacagccggttgtgacagagcctgggatcgaacccgggtctgtagtgacacctcaagcattgagatgcagtgccttagaccgctgcgccactcgggaggcagtggaccattcttgataaacacggGAAAGGGTTGAGTGGGAAAAacacagcagcattgcagttcttgagacattcaaaccggtgcacctggcacctactacctttCTCCGTTCGAAGCCACTCAAATATTTTGTctagcccattcaccctctgaatgtcacacatacacaatccatgtctcaattgtctcgaggcttaaaaattattctttaacctgtctcctccccttcatctacacaaattgaagtggatttaacaagtgacataaataagggatcatagctttcacctggattcaccttgtcagtctatgtcatggaaatatgttttgtacactgagtgtacatttgatttgaaaaaagttttgAAGGTGACATTTCAACATAGATAAAGCTCAtctaaaatatgttgaatttgtatctttgaaacaacgtcagatcttGAACGTTATATCCAATATCAGAAAAAAAACAATAGACTTGGCAGCATCTCCTACCTCTACTGATCTACAGCTACCCTTTGCTCTCCCATACAGGATTTTAACCAAGCCCTGCACagctttgatatttgtcactgactacaaCCAATGTGCTATTGTGAGAATTATTATTAAGAGATCTCTTAATAACCAAATAGATTtactgttgctatcgaagtcattccaaagggtagttTTAACAGAGCAAATCAAATGTTACCATTCTTTAAAAGTCATATATTATCTAATAGGCCTATGTAGCATTTGCAaaatcaacagctattgtttctaTTCAACCCAGGGTTCAACTAAAATAGACAACAcatataggcctagggtttcaagctttggttgatttcaaatatactcttcaagttaataattaatatgttggattcatgtctccatctcaacGAAAAATCTAAGTGAAAGattaggactaaatcaaatcacatttaaagtttgatttcgtcctattctttaacttagattttgggttgagatggagacgtgattCCAACATATTCATTATTCCTTTGTAGACAAACTgcatattgaattgtgtttggttgtcaatgcaaccaaatatcaacatttgaaacaGATGTATATTTTGTGCCACTGATTTAGTCTGGATTACATTCCAGTTGGTCTACAAATTCATAATGGATATGTTGGATTCCTGTCTCCTTCTCCATATAAATCGAATAAAACTGTATTTAAAGtacatttaaagtttgatttgattgaatcATTGAACTTATTTGTAGACCAACTGAAATTTAAGACAGACTAAGTCAgcaccaaaaaatatatatctccttcaaatgttgatatttggttacattgacaattcaatatcacttttgccATACAGTAAATCGCCTTaagttaaggctatcttacaaactaatgtaacagtatttatttaagtgataatgcccgaga
This DNA window, taken from Salvelinus namaycush isolate Seneca chromosome 38, SaNama_1.0, whole genome shotgun sequence, encodes the following:
- the LOC120032032 gene encoding protein mono-ADP-ribosyltransferase PARP12-like isoform X1; the encoded protein is MTESTITKLICANRGSMNVDELDANFYSDLQGSVRDVITNRAKFCFVDFNGEERVVAKTGVRLCKSKDCQGCRNLHFCKRFMLGDCPFSRRRGGCRFNHDMTSGENSRILKEHGLEELNRSELCTLLLQNDGFLLPPVCHNYNNGVGEYGKCQDGETCKRLHICEMYLRGSCNCPRCHDFYEPHPLQILQDRGVPNELIASLKSVYMNIEWLQKQDRAMQGKGQHQRAKANATANTSNKSNRGPLTHEGAAETPAPLFPAPMLARLRALHLQEVEHDTATPAAAATAALNTSQRSNRPSQDKTEICMYFIKGSCIHGDKCFKAHSTMPYQWEVREGLNWTALQDNEVIEKDYCDPEKTYSRGVQPVCFDTMTCGLNKARRLSTVSSVLQPTFILTTEWAWFWEDEFGNWIQYASAISGHRAATITSEDLEKRFQEDNKAVIEFTAGSQTYELSFPDMIQNNKQYSTKKVVRRRPVFVSSADAQTIKTRKRAPSNHSNFRALPGHWDKAQTPETGYKRIDLPCSSVEFKEIQGLFQNTMRGFSIHQIERIQNKALWEVFQWQRDLMKKNNRGRNVTEKQLFHGTDSKYLDAICLNNFDWRICGLNGTAYGKGSYFARDAKYSNSYTGQLNTRSMFVCRVLVGDYIKGHSSYLRPPSKDGGDTIFYDSCVDDVSNPSIFVVFEKHQVYPEYLIHYGEDEAWPQVYQQYSPAPVPAPAPAPAYRPAAATAPRPAPAYRPAAAPVPRPAPAYRPAPRPAPAYTPNLTPAPTPAPKPDNSCVIS